In Rhipicephalus sanguineus isolate Rsan-2018 chromosome 1, BIME_Rsan_1.4, whole genome shotgun sequence, the DNA window TCCGCACAGTcgcacagaacatgtcgaattgtttcttcgttgctgcagtgttcacaggcggtggtgtcggccatccctatgcggaatgcatacgcatgggtaaacgcgacgcccagccataatctacacagaacATTAGCGTCACCTCGgtgaagtcttgatggcagtcgaaggcttaacgggGGATCAAAAGAGTGTTGTCGTGCATGCCTGAAATGTGGTTcgttccaatttgacatggtgcatttgCGAGGGaacatgcggagcttccgagcagcgtctgtcctagaaagcggtatcgacaggtcgcggtcctctgtatgggctaaacgggcagcttgatcggcccgttcattgccgataatcccacagtgacttggtagccattgaaatgtaatacGGTGTactttctcggtgaggtggtggaacatctcggcagtctcaaataccaactgttcgtgcggaccgtggcgtaaagtcgacagtagagactgcagtgccgccttggagtcgcagaaaatcgtccaagtttttctcatttggtcgttaatgaaaagcagcgcggcgcgaagcgctgtgagctctgctgccgtcgatgttgttgggtgagccgtcctgaacttgatagttgtggcggtcgttggaatcacgaccgccgtcTGTTGAACTGCTCagtaggacggagccgtcggtgtagacgcgagtcgagtcgtgatactcctcgtacaatagaagtaaagcgagctgtttaagagctggtgctgacagatcttggCACCGGCGGcaagaccttcggttcctccatggtgcctgaaacaaccaatcaTCAACCTGACAGTGTATGCGTGTGATtgttggaatatctccgcaccaTGGGCATGTGTTGGGTTATCTCTCTGGCTACATGATTGTCATAAGGCTATcgagtcaataataataataatagtgtcaagacgtttattaacggggactcagtgacggcgcacggcagcgacagtcaaagcggggccgattctctgcacgaggagcgtgctctcacagaagagaacgacccactggaaggcgctcgagaggacgacccattactgcgtaggaacgcttcgctacaattaccccggctacgaaaagggagccgcctggcgacctagcaacttgtcactatgagcgggtcatggtagggcttcaggcgcgccacgttgacaatgtcgcgccctcgacggcgcatgtccgaagatgggtcgatgggttcgatgaggtagttcaccggggatgtgcgttcgacgacacggtaggggccttcgtatttgggcaggaGTTTGGAAGCGAGGCCAGGTTTCACATGTGGGAGGAGGGTCCGCGCTGTAATGTCGGTGGGGTGGGCGCACGGGGACTTTGCTGCCTTGCCGTCCGTCGTCCTAGTCGAAATTAACGAATATCTCTCGTTCAGGGACAAATTGAAGGCTTCCTCTACGTGTCGAGCTTGGTGGGACTGCCTTTTCCACCCGAGATTTTGGACGACGCTAACGATCCGCTTTAGCCGCAAGCGAAACGCCTGGCGCCAAGCTGAGTTTCTGGCCAAGAAATGCGGCCGCTTTGTACGTCATTTCACCCTGGAGTTCGACTGCATGAGCCCGCAGATAGTGCAGCAGTGCATCGCGATCCTCGCTTTGCTCGGAGAAAACCGCCAACTTGCGTCGCTGAGTCTCCATCCGACTGCCTGCGTTGTTGCCTGGCCATATCGTCTCTACGATGCCTCCAAATGTTCAGGCAATGAAAGCGAAACCATCGCTGTCTACGACAGGTTCCTCGAGGTAATCGGGCAAGTCATCTGTACGTCTTGTCATTTGGAATACTTCTCTCTCGGGTGCCTCGAGGACCAATTCCACCATTCGGACAGTTTTCTGACGCTACTCAGCTTGCACCAGCGGCGTTCTCTTTCGCAACTACACCTCGCAAATGTGAAAGAAGACCCCGACCACTACCCCATCCCCGAAATCCATTTCTGGCACTTACAGCATTTCGAATGCCTGTCAACCCTGAGCATCGACTACGATTATGTCTGCGACCAGTTGCTTCTGCTCCTGAGTGAACGAAGCGTGCTGTTGAAGCTGGTGCTGCACGTTCACGGCCTTGACGACCAGCAGACGGTTTGCGAAGGATCGTGGCTTGAATTGAGTAGGCGGTGCCCAAAGCTTCGCGTAACGATCACCCTTCTGCACACCTGCGAGCCATGGAGTGCCATCAAGGGCCTTCTCAATGCTGCCATACCATTGGCCAGGTTTCAGTCTCACTTCAGTGATGGATTTCGAAGTGATGTCTTCGATTTGCTCTCTGCGCAGTATGCTGAAACGTTGGAAGCAGTGGCTGTTGTAAGTGCACTCTCAGGTACTGAAGGTATTTCTCAAAGAACCTTTGCTGTGCGAGCTGAAAGTCCAGTGGTCATGCTAGCATGGCGTTGCCATCGACTGGGAAGCCTTAAGTTGGTCGGGCATGAGATAGCAGACTTTGACCTCATCGCCGTGGCACGGTTGTGGGGGCCACAGCTGAAGGAGTTGGTCATTCCAGCTGACTGCGTCTCGGGCAGCAGCAACGGAGGGCCGTACTACAGCGACCTTCGCCTCACTGACGTCAAACACCTCGAAACAGAAGTCTCCTTGAGCTtgcagaggacgacccattactgcgtaggaacgcttcgctacaatagtaatatttggagtttaacgtcccaaaaccacaatatgattatgagagacgccgtagtggagggctccggtaatttcggccacctggagttctttaacgtgcacctaaatctaagtacacgggcctcaaacattttcgcctccatcgaaaatgcagccgccgctgccgggattccatcccgcgaccttcgggtagagcgccataaccactagaccacggtggcggggCACTATCGAGCCAAGACGCTATCGTTTACGTTCCTATTAAAAAAGGCATGACGTAACCGACATCAAGAAAGGAGAGACGAGACCATTTGTGCACACAAACAACCAAACACCCGATATATTTAAACAACGGAAAGAaagatgacagaaaaaaaagccggcagatcccacgcattgtgggaatcgatgtaatgcgaagcagccagcaaagagctgcatacatcgtcttgtatgtcattgaggaaaatgcgtgtcatggttttcatgttaactcctattatttatgttcgtcacacagtaacgtcgcgcaataccaacttgggggtcgatcaacctagagaaacggccgccagcgcaccatgagcgtggcacgtaagtcatgctgtacatgacatgtgtgtcatgactttcatgttaactcgtgttatttatgttcgtcacacagtcacgtcgcgcaagaccaattccggggtaggtctagctagcgaaacggccaccagcgcgccatgagcgtggcacgtaagtcatgctgtacatgacatgcgtgtcatgattttcatgataactcgtgttatttatgttcgtcacacgatcacgtcggaagagaccaatattggtgtatatcaatctagcgaaacggccgccagcgccccatgagcgtggcacgtaagtcatgctgtacatgacatgcatgtcatgattttcatgataactcgtcttatttatgttcgtcacccggtcacgtcgcaagagaccaatattggtgtatatcaagctagcgaaacggccgccagcgccccatgagcgtggcacgtaagtcatgctgtacatgacatgcgtgtcatgattttcatgataactcgtgttatttatgttcgtcacacgatcacgtcggaagataccaatttcggtgtatataaagctagcgaaacggccgccagcgcaccatgagcgtggcacgtaagtcatgctgtacatgacatgcatgtcatgattttcatgataactcgtcttatttatgttcgtcacccggtcacgtcgcaagagaccaatattggtgtatatcaagctagcgaaacggccgccagcgccccatgagcgtggcacgtaagtcatgctgtacatgacatgcgtgtcatgattttcatgataactcgtgttatttatgttcgtcacacggtcacgtcgcaagataccaattttggtgtatataaagctagcgaaacggccgccagcgcaccatgagcgtggcacgtaagtcatgctgtacatgacatgcatgtcatgattttcatgataactcgtcttatttatgttcgtcacccggtcacgtcgcaagagaccaatattggtgtatatcaagctagcgaaacggccgccagcgccccatgagcgtggcacgtaagtcatgctgtacatgacatgcgtgtcatgattttcatgataactcgtgttatttatgttcgtcacacgatcacgtcggaagagaccaatattggtgtatatcaatctagcgaaacggccgccagcgccccatgagcgtggcacgtaagtcacgctgtacatgacatgcgtgtcatgattttcatgataactcgtgttatttatgttcgtcacacggtcacgtcgcaagataccaatttcggtgcatatcaatctagcgaaacggccgccagcgccccatgagcatggcacgtaagtcatgctgtacatgacatgcgtgtcatgattttcatgataacttgtgttatttatgttcgacacacggtcacgtcgcaagataccaattttggtgtatataaagctagcgaaacggccgccagcgcaccatgagcgtggcacgtaagtcatgctgtacatgacatgcgtgtcatgattttcatgttaactcgtgttatttatgttcatcacacagtcacgtcacaagataccaattttggtgtatatcaagctagcgaaacggccgccagcgcaccatgagcgtagcatataaatcatgctgtacatgacattcgtgtcatgattttcatgttatgacttgtcatttatgttcgtcatacagtcatgttacgccataccaattttggtgcacattcgattagcgaagcgaccaggagagcacaaagtcgtaggcggctagatagatagatagatagatagatagatagatagatagatagatagatagatagatagatagatagatagatagatagatagatagatagatagatagatagatacggtcaaagtcgcagaagttcgctaagaaatgcttcgcatttaaaaggaacgCACGAAAAAGAAGTGAACAGGAGTAGGAAAAGATTCAAAGGGAGTACCTAGGAGACACCTTTAGGAGGAACAGAGTGTCACCATTCCCTAGACGCGGAGACGCACTAGCGCAGACGGCGATGGCTTAAGATACGGCAGGGACGATAACATGGTTGACTCGGAGAAAAGCAGGCGTTGGGCGAGTTTAGGTCAGCGGCCTTTTGGCGTTCGGCCGCCGAAGGTTGCACACGGATCCGGAGACGTAGGCTTACCTGGTCAACGGCAGACAATGTGAAGAAGCTTGGGTACGTGCTCAGGTGagagcccgcagcggccttgcCACAGAAACTCggccggccgccactcccgcgccctggtcgccttcCTCACTCGGCCACGTCTCTTTTGCTCCTGTTCTACACAccttgtttttagatgcgaagcagcttttgctcgtggCTATGCctgtccttccattggcgaccgtccgctcggaaACCATGTGTACTAGCACGCGCATGCGcgctcgggcctgtgtaaggggctgggtaagacgctgtggcctctcccccttacactctctagcaataatgtgatggcgtcggggaaccagattctgcagacgcgcgatgaaccaacgcgttgtatcctagtcagaacgcgctggcacgcgctagcgcattccgGCCTGTGCAAGGGGCTAGGTAGGACGCTGTGGGCTCTCCCCCTTAAGGTTCAGAAATCACGGaaccttaagtcgacccatgcgctgcttcgcatccccacgtggttccctttagtgggagatggtgtaattttaggggcgaagctccttaaagcggcacccgttcgtccccgtcgtagtgcgtaaccagtcttaacgctagaaccagatcttgacctccaaggtggtgccggtgggagatttctcctgtgcgttgttgaacaataaaaatttcgcagcgtgcgcgttaactaaaagccgacttcttctgtctctcattctccattagcagccattggcatgttccagtaggaaactctagtagaagtagaagtgtaagcgttagctaaaagccgacttcttttgtctctcattccccattagcagtcattgtttacctccaaggtagtgcctggtgatatttctcctgtgcgtgattaaacaataaaacttcacagcgtacatgtaaaattaaagtgagctgcaagtcgccatgactctcatcggcCCTTTAGTATAAAttggcccgatctcacgtcgttgatgatgtactgggcgtgaagctgcgcgaggccgccgccaagatcctgccgtacgagagcttcgccccactcatcatcattcaccccgtggatatgctgtggaattttttttcccttccgAATCACCGTGGATGCAGCTTATTGGTTTAGAATGCTGACGCTTACACGTTCAGCTCCGCGCgtcatcttcttcgtcttcttcagtttATGTTGATTGCGTCGCGCACTTATTAAACGCCCACTTAACTTATCACAATGATGTGGCGCTTATGCAGATTTGGAAACGTATTCGTTTACAGGCGGCGCCAGTCCTGCGCTTGGTATCGGTTGTAGTTGCTGTGAGGAGGTGCCCCGATGCGGCGATCTAATCTTTCTTTGTCTAGGATGCCGCCCCGATTCACCCCATCTCCTTCTCCTCTTCAGTGGCGGGAAGGACAGGCTTCTGTCCTTGATTTCGAATGTCTCTTCTCTCGTCGCAAAACGGAAAGCCGCGTGTAGGGCGCAATCTTGACCAAGGTCAAGACAGGCAATGACCGACCACCGAGAGTAAatctctgtgtgtgtttgtgtgtgtgcgtgtgtgtgagtgtatgAAAGTGCTGCGTCATATCTGTGTCGTGTGGTACACAGCTTCGTCTCACATGCAGAACAGACCCCTGCATGGCGCCCGAGAGGACCTGAACAGTGTTGGAACTTATCCATTATaatgttacggatgatatgggtttatttacaataagctcaatgaagcggcaggcaaaagacaagggacggtCAGATGATGCCGATCACCAGATCCCTCGCGCCCATTCTACTTCTTCGttctctttcgcgctcttccagcgccgcgttacattttcctcggggccagacgaagctcaccgagcaagtcagagggctcgctgagtgcagggcttcagtcgtgcaacatgcacaagttgcgtcttgcgtgaacggcggttgccagctgtcacttttgcgatgacgtaggTGACGTCGCTCAAACCTTTGACGACGACGAATGGGCCGGTGTACCTAGAAAGAAGCTTTTGGCGAAGTCCCTGCTTTCTTACTGGTGTCCACAGCCACACGAGATCACCTGTTTCAAAGGTGACTGGCaaatgtcttgcgtcgtaacgggccttagcacgggaatgggacgagagagttctgagccgggccagtcgacgtgcttcttcagcgcgacacaaggtctgcgcgacacttgcgtttgcgttagtcgagaaaggaagcacggtgtcaaggaaactttgaggatggcgagcgtagagcagaaagaaaggtgtataacctgttacttcgtgtttggcggtgttaaaggcatacgttatgaaaggtagtacggcatcccagttcttatggtccgctgagacatacattgaaagcatgttaatgatggtacgattggtgcgctcagtcagcccgttggtttgcgggtggtaaggcgtggaatgccgatagtggcacccacagagccgtagtaGTGCTTCGACAACatcagcggtgaactgccggccacgatcacttattaccacacggggagctccgtgacggaggataatcgaatgcagtaggaaccaggaaacatcagatgaggtggctgaagcaagtgccatcgtctctgtgtaacgtgttagataatccacgcagacgataatccagcggcgtccggtggaagacttggggaaagggtcgagcaaatctatgccgactttttcgaagggcgaagtcggtggcgtaaccTGTTGCAGTGTGCCTGCaggaagagcagtcggttgcttgtggcgttggcatacatcacaactggcgacgtCGTGCTTAGTCGTCTTCCACAGCCGAGGCCAGTAGAACCGCTGTCGGATGCGATGAAGCGTCCGTacaaatccaaggtgcccagacgtaatgtcgtcgtgcgttgctcggaacaccgcaaggcgcaagcgttccgggacgacgagaagcagtggggcaccattgcttgagtaattcttgcggtacaaaacaccgtCACGAATCACGAATTGCGTTGCGTGTCGAGATCTGTTGGTCGCATCAATAATTGGTCTCAGTGATGGGTCGCGCAGCTGCTCCTGACTGAAGATGTCCAGACTCGGAAAGTCCAAGGAGACCGTCGCAAGGTaattgtcgaaatcgtcgtcatcggtGCTTGTAGTTAGAGATGGTAGAcgagataagcaatcggcgtcggcgtgGCATCGCCCAGTCTTGTAGGCAACAGAAAAGTTATATGCCGGAAGCCGCAAggaccaacgagccaaccggcCAGCTGGGTCCAACAAGCCAacatagggaatgatggtcggttacgatcttgaaatgtcggccgtacaaataaggtctgaacttGTGTATGGCGAAAACAACTGCGAGGCATTCCAGTTCCGTTACAGTAAAATTGCTTTCAGCCTTtgtcagagcacgacttgcatacgcaacgacgtgttggcGTCCGTCATGAAACTGGACAAGGACGGCACCAGCGcccacgccacttgcatcggtgtacagttctgtgagtgcctccgggtcgaaatgatgcaaaaggggcccagaagtgagcaagaacttcaactgttcgaaagcatcctcatgctcagcggtccaccggtagggggtgtcctttcgaagcaagtctgtcagtggatgagctagctgggcgaagtttttaataaaccggcgaaaataagaacaaagaccCAGGAAGCTACGAATGTCCTTCACAGTCTTTGGTGGCTtgaagttgcggactgcagtgatcttgttgggatctggtcgtatgccgtcctggtcgactaga includes these proteins:
- the LOC119391931 gene encoding F-box only protein 33-like, whose product is MSVGWAHGDFAALPSVVLVEINEYLSFRDKLKASSTCRAWWDCLFHPRFWTTLTIRFSRKRNAWRQAEFLAKKCGRFVRHFTLEFDCMSPQIVQQCIAILALLGENRQLASLSLHPTACVVAWPYRLYDASKCSGNESETIAVYDRFLEVIGQVICTSCHLEYFSLGCLEDQFHHSDSFLTLLSLHQRRSLSQLHLANVKEDPDHYPIPEIHFWHLQHFECLSTLSIDYDYVCDQLLLLLSERSVLLKLVLHVHGLDDQQTVCEGSWLELSRRCPKLRVTITLLHTCEPWSAIKGLLNAAIPLARFQSHFSDGFRSDVFDLLSAQYAETLEAVAVVSALSGTEGISQRTFAVRAESPVVMLAWRCHRLGSLKLVGHEIADFDLIAVARLWGPQLKELVIPADCVSGSSNGGPYYSDLRLTDVKHLETEVSLSLQRTTHYCVIEPVQSSTDKRRLGRETVHVSRLKPCYDPPVLSST